A portion of the Parasedimentitalea marina genome contains these proteins:
- a CDS encoding DNA gyrase inhibitor YacG: MSCPICDGKTIASYRPFCSKRCADIDLGKWLNEAYAVPSQDPEDIENALDQIERNPPIKH; the protein is encoded by the coding sequence ATGAGCTGTCCAATTTGCGACGGTAAGACGATTGCCTCTTACCGTCCGTTTTGCAGTAAACGCTGTGCTGACATTGATCTGGGGAAGTGGCTTAACGAGGCATATGCGGTGCCCAGTCAGGACCCCGAAGACATTGAAAATGCACTAGATCAAATCGAAAGAAACCCGCCGATCAAACATTAA